The DNA window CAACCAGTTGCTTCAAAAATTCCGCCATCATTATTGTTTTCCCAGAACCAGTCGGCGACTTAAAAACCAGTTTTTTGCTACCCGAATAACCCAAAAGTCTTTTGCTCTTGGTCAATAAATCGTCTATTGCGTTTTCTTGGTAAATTTTTAGTTGCATAAGTTATCCACAATTTTGAGCTTGACAACTATTGAGGTCTAATGATAGTATAATAATGGAATTGCTATCGTCTCGAACTGTCGCAATCCAATGCGGCGTTCCCGCAAGGGATAGAGACGGTAGTTTTATTTTGGCCAAAATTGCGCATAAATTTCTTTAGCTTTTATAACTTTTCTATAAACTTCTTTATCGCCCTTTTTAGTAAAACTTCTATGTGTGGCTCCAGCCACCATATCAGCAAGTTGTAAAAGATTGTTGCTATGCGATGATTGAATTTTTACTTTTTTAATTATACTTGTGCCAATCTTTTTTCTTAAATAAGTTTTTAATTGTCTTTTAAACTCTCGGGAACCGCTTCCATCTATTACAATAATTGCCTCTTTAAAGTATGGTTTTGCATTTTCAAAAACTAAACTGCAAGTATATTTATAAAACGATTCTTTAATTTTGAAACCATCGCCATATAATTTTTCTTTATTAATAATAATGGCAAAGTAGAAAAAAGCGTAAGGAGCTACTGCCTCAAAAAATTTGAGTCGTTGATCTTTTCGCAACTTGTTAAATTTAAATTCCGCTCCTTGCGAAAGTTTCAACTCTCTTTTTAAAAGTTCAATCCTTTGATCGCAAGCCGTCGCCTCTTCATTTTCTTCGAAAGACACTAAAGCAATCACAAAATAGCGGCTTGAAC is part of the Candidatus Nealsonbacteria bacterium genome and encodes:
- a CDS encoding DUF3800 domain-containing protein produces the protein MLVFIDESGDAGLKIKKGSSRYFVIALVSFEENEEATACDQRIELLKRELKLSQGAEFKFNKLRKDQRLKFFEAVAPYAFFYFAIIINKEKLYGDGFKIKESFYKYTCSLVFENAKPYFKEAIIVIDGSGSREFKRQLKTYLRKKIGTSIIKKVKIQSSHSNNLLQLADMVAGATHRSFTKKGDKEVYRKVIKAKEIYAQFWPK